The segment GCGGACTGGGTGATCGCGAAGTTCGCGCCGGTGCCGAAGATGCCCGGGCTGAACGGGTAGAGCGGGCCACGGTGGGTGTCGTGACGCAGGAACAGCTGCGGTTCGAGCTGCCCGGACCAGTCGACCCGCCGCTCGAAGAAGTGCTGCACCGACGACTCCAGCTGGCCCGTGGGCACCGAACCGGTCAGGCAGCCGGCGTCCCCGTGACGAGCGGCGCGGGACAGCCCGACGAGCCAGTCGGGGTCGGCGACCACGTCGTCGTCGGTGAAGGCGACCAGTTCGTGTGAGGCGTGGGCCATGCCGACGTTGCGCGCGACCGACAGCCCGGGACGCGGTTCGAGCACATAGCGGATCCGGGCGTCGTCCAGCGAGTCGACGACGTCACGCGTCGCGGAGGTGCGCGGCGCGTTGTCGACCACGACGAGCTCGGTCTGCGCGCCGGCCTGGTCGAGGATGCTGGTCAGGCTGCGGCGCAGCAGCTCGGCGCGGTCACGGGTGCAGACCACGACGCTCATCGGGTCGGGTTCCGTCGGCACCGTCGGCACCGCCGGCACCGTCGGCACCGCCGGCCCCGTCGGCGCCGATCCGGTGGCCGACAGCGCGAGCAGGTCGACCTGCTCGGCAAGGGCGACCGGATCCCAGGCACCGGCCTCGGCCGCGACCTCGACGAACCCCAGCGGACGCCCGTCCCGGCGGACCATGACCCGCAGCCGTCGGTGACGGGCAGCGATCGGCGTCACCGGGAAGCGGACGAGGGTGGGGTCCTCGACGTCCAGCACCCCCACCGCGGTCGGGGGGGCGTCCGGAACGTGGCTCGGGCGCAGGGCGGAGCTGACCTCAGACATGCTTCTCCACAACGAGCTGGCGGCGCCACAACCGCACCACCAGCGGTGTCATCGTCAGGGCGGCCACGGCGTGCACGCCCACCCAGCACAGGGCGACCGCGGCCGCACCGCCGCGTTGACCCGCGAACCAGCCGAGCGCCATCATCGGCACCCCGACCAGGAGCTGGAAGAACAGGATCAGGTCGGTGCGGCCCCAGATCCGGCACAACGCCTCGTACATGGCGAGCACCGAGCGGAACAGCGAACCGATCACCAGCACCCGCAGGATGCCGATGCTGGCCGCGCCGCCGCCGACACCGAAGGGCATCAGCAGCAACGGGGCGGCGACGATACAGACCGCGGCGGCGCCACCGACGATCAGGGCGACCTGGCGGGCCGCGGTGCGGGTGAGCGAGACCAGGTGGGCCTCGTGCCGCGCGGCCCCGGCGGTCAGCGCGAACACCCCGGACAGGGCCAGGGTGTCGATCGCCATCGTCGCGCTGAACGGGACGACGA is part of the Kineosporiaceae bacterium genome and harbors:
- a CDS encoding glycosyltransferase, producing MSEVSSALRPSHVPDAPPTAVGVLDVEDPTLVRFPVTPIAARHRRLRVMVRRDGRPLGFVEVAAEAGAWDPVALAEQVDLLALSATGSAPTGPAVPTVPAVPTVPTEPDPMSVVVCTRDRAELLRRSLTSILDQAGAQTELVVVDNAPRTSATRDVVDSLDDARIRYVLEPRPGLSVARNVGMAHASHELVAFTDDDVVADPDWLVGLSRAARHGDAGCLTGSVPTGQLESSVQHFFERRVDWSGQLEPQLFLRHDTHRGPLYPFSPGIFGTGANFAITQSAYRQVGPFDERLGAGRRTKGGEDLDYFFRLIWAGIGIRYEPSAMVWHIHRPDEAAYRDQVLGYGIGYGAFATKLALTPRWAVSFARRVPRGAWMLRRAMKTAVDGHGLPPEFTRLERRGMVRGPIELAREHLDGLRRTGRLR